Proteins encoded in a region of the Leishmania infantum JPCM5 genome chromosome 5 genome:
- a CDS encoding sre-2/carboxylate carrier-like protein gives MKQLRPDATLGEVPHFPQDLQPDQSTYKGRFLRFLSMTDPRTLLTSPTRLALSEALLERVDRREEGWATVKVADYLDARQRVQCIVHPESGKPILMPFRFSAFVPMNFINLCGMLAPSQQTPARAMFWQFSNQTYNVGFNYCNGSGKDGLPLHELAISYVVATCTACGTSYQLSKVASALSASTSSAALLLQLMIPYTAVACANIANLGVIRFRDVLRGIAVQDPETGKDLNDGKPSAVAGRLAVAQVALSRVMIPVPLMLLPPVFMNVLFHPTKGVRFFVQRRAQLFLPVNVLTLVSVLCVALPMSIAVFPQKTVVPVSWLEASFQGQTNAAGHAITHVEFNKGL, from the coding sequence ATGAAGCAGCTCAGACCAGACGCCACCCTCGGGGAGGTGCCGCACTTCCCGCAGGACTTGCAGCCGGACCAGTCGACGTACAAGGGACGCTtccttcgctttctctccatGACTGACCCTCGCACCCTCCTCacgtcgccgacgcggctAGCGCTGAGCGAAGCGCTCCTCGAGCGTGTCGACCGCCGTGAGGAGGGCTGGGCCACAGTAAAGGTGGCCGACTACCTTgacgcgcggcagcgagtgCAATGCATCGTCCACCCCGAGTCGGGGAAGCCCATCCTCATGCCGTTCCGGTTCTCCGCGTTTGTGCCGATGAACTTCATCAACCTGTGTGGTATGCTGGCGCCATCGCAGCAGACCCCCGCACGGGCCATGTTCTGGCAGTTCTCGAACCAGACGTACAACGTCGGCTTTAACTactgcaacggcagcggcaaggacgggctgccgctgcatgaGCTCGCAATAAGCTACGTCGTGGCCACATGCACCGCGTGTGGCACCTCGTACCAGCTCAGTAAggtcgcctccgccctctcggcgtcgacgtcgtcggcggcactgctcctgcagctgatGATTCCCTACACCGCCGTGGCATGTGCGAACATCGCGAACCTTGGGGTCATTCGGTTCCgcgatgtgctgcgcggcatTGCCGTGCAAGATCCGGAGACGGGTAAGGACCTGAACGACGGCAAGCCGTCCGCCGTGGCCGGCCGCCTTGCTGTGGCGCAGGTAGCGCTCAGCCGCGTCATGATCCCTgtgccgctgatgctgctgccaccagtTTTCATGAACGTTCTCTTCCACCCGACAAAGGGCGTCCGCTTCttcgtgcagcgccgcgcgcagctcttcctACCAGTGAACGTGCTGACGCTGGTCAGCGTGCTGTGCGTCGCACTGCCGATGAGCATCGCCGTGTTCCCGCAGAAgacggtggtgccggtgaGCTGGCTGGAGGCGTCCTTCCAGGGGCAGACGAACGCCGCTGGCCACGCCATCACGCATGTCGAGTTCAACAAGGGCCTTTAG